From a region of the Salvelinus alpinus chromosome 2, SLU_Salpinus.1, whole genome shotgun sequence genome:
- the LOC139543014 gene encoding aminoacylase-1-like isoform X2 codes for MLPDKDGSGGCGGGQATSGEDPSVNLFREYLCLRTVHPEPDYDAALRFLDRIAEELGLPMKKIEVCPGRVVSIMTWQGTNPALKSILLNSHTDVVPVYQEHWKYDAFAAVKDAEGNIYARGTQDMKCVTIQYIQAIRRLKAEGRKFMRTIHLMFVPDEEVGGHKGMETFVKLPEFEKLNIGFALDEGLANPGEAFTVFYGERNPWWITVHCPGSPGHGSRFVENTAAEKLRSIINSFLDFREKEKHRLNTSECFTLGDVTTVNMTMVKGGVAYNVIPAEMDVSFDLRIPPTVNLQEFEEQIKKWCKEAGEGITYEFAQKHMNQNLTSTDESDPWWNAFSTTCKAMNMTLEKEIFPAATDSRFIRAVGLPAIGFSPMNRTPILLHDHNEYLNEQVFLKGIQVYEKLVPALANVPALPCDV; via the exons ATGCTGCTCTGAGGTTCCTGGATAGAATAGCAGAGGAGCTTGGGCTGCCCATGAAGAAAATTGAG GTCTGCCCCGGTAGAGTTGTGTCTATCATGACCTGGCAGGGGACCAACCCTGCTCTGAAGTCCATTCTGCTCAACTCCCACACTGACGTTGTGCCTGTTTACCAG GAACACTGGAAGTATGATGCGTTTGCTGCTGTGAAAGATGCAGAGGGCAACATCTACGCTCGAGGAACACAGGACATGAAGTGTGTCACCATACA GTATATCCAGGCCATCAGAAGACTTAAAGCAGAGGGAAGGAAGTTTATGCGCACCATCCACCTAATGTTTGTGCCAG ATGAGGAGGTCGGAGGTCACAAAGGAATGGAGACGTTTGTGAAGCTCCCAGAGTTTGAGAAATTAAACATTGGCTTTGCACTTGACGAAG gtcttGCCAACCCTGGGGAAGCCTTCACTGTCTTCTATGGCGAGAGGAATCCCTGGT GGATAACGGTCCACTGCCCAGGCAGTCCTGGCCACGGCTCCAGGTTTGTGGAGAACACGGCTGCAGAGAAACTG CGCAGTATTATTAACTCCTTCCTGGACTTCAGGGAGAAGGAGAAACACAG gttgAACACCAGCGAGTGTTTCACTCTTGGTGATGTCACCACTGTCAACATGACCATGGTGAAAGGAGGCGTGGCCTACAACGTCATCCCTGCCGAGATGGACGTCAGCTTTGACTTGAGAATACCACCCACGGTCAatttgcag GAGTTCGAGGAGCAGATTAAGAAGTGGTGTAAGGAGGCAGGAGAGGGCATCACGTATGAGTTTGCTCAG AAACACATGAACCAGAATTTGACATCCACAGATGAGAGCGACCCCTGGTGGAACGCCTTCAGCACAACCTGCAAAGCCAT GAACATGACTTTGGAAAAGGAGATCTTCCCTGCAGCCACGGACAGTCGCTTCATCAGAGCG GTGGGCCTCCCTGCCATCGGCTTCTCCCCAATGAACCGGACACCCATCCTGCTGCACGACCACAACGAATATCTGAACGAGCAGGTCTTCCTCAAAGGCATTCAGGTGTACGAGAAGCTAGTGCCAGCATTAGCAAATGTGCCCGCTCTGCCTTGCGACGTCTAG